A genomic window from Synechococcus sp. CBW1107 includes:
- a CDS encoding Rne/Rng family ribonuclease gives MPQQIVIAEQLRIAAVLNDERVDELVVAQGRYQIGDVYLGRVENVLPGIDAAFVNIGESEKNGFIHVTDLGPLRLRKGAAGITELLEPRQKVLVQVMKEPTGTKGPRLTGNLTLPGRFLVLQPQGQGVSISRRISGENERNRLRALGVLIKPPGAGLLVRTEAEGVSEDQLIDDLETLLRQWEGIQEAAETATPPVLLNRDEDFIHRVLRDLYSPEVWRVVVDTPAAVARVNAFLGADQANLLVEHHGEGTDVLEHFRVNAAIRDALKPRVDLPSGGYVIIEPTEALTVIDVNSGSFTRSASSRETVLWTNCEAAAEIARQLKLRNIGGVVIIDFIDMESRRDQLMLLEHFTQSVQDDAARPQIAQLTELGLVELTRKRQGQNIYELFGRACPSCGGLGHVAVLPGKDTLQPLATVTGLVRSAASARAEVPSPNGAEPATGRRRGGRGGRGRGASDATDTAAVSTVVADTQDLATVSAPESAHGGGGAAEHGGGGGLSRRQEPDLVAVPMDADQELVYGWMGLSPALLLDPPPAGENLVVRVVRPGEDADTVLEAARQQLAASGSRGRRRRGGRGGSGADTTAPITRSSGEVPTPRREIDAPSRYRQESPDDDAQSTLVEITPLPEAFGEPDEAPMTTVIESTLLQIPVSQVSSPGSERVGRSQPRGRQHRPREEGGAVAVAEAPSEAPPTPLVEDGDPGGEPRRRRRRSSASV, from the coding sequence ATGCCCCAGCAGATCGTCATCGCGGAGCAACTGCGCATCGCCGCTGTGCTCAACGACGAACGTGTTGATGAACTGGTCGTAGCTCAGGGTCGCTATCAGATTGGCGACGTCTATCTCGGCCGGGTCGAGAATGTTCTCCCAGGAATTGATGCCGCTTTTGTCAACATCGGCGAAAGCGAGAAGAATGGCTTCATTCATGTCACTGATCTTGGCCCTCTGCGCCTGAGAAAAGGGGCTGCCGGCATCACCGAACTGCTTGAGCCCCGCCAGAAGGTGCTCGTTCAGGTGATGAAGGAGCCCACCGGCACCAAGGGCCCTCGCCTCACGGGCAACCTCACGCTCCCAGGCCGCTTCCTCGTTCTGCAGCCCCAGGGCCAGGGGGTGAGCATCTCGCGGCGGATCAGCGGCGAGAACGAACGCAATCGTCTGAGGGCCCTCGGGGTGCTGATCAAGCCCCCCGGTGCCGGCCTGCTGGTGCGCACCGAAGCCGAGGGTGTCAGCGAAGACCAGCTGATCGACGATCTCGAGACTCTCCTCAGGCAGTGGGAGGGGATTCAGGAAGCTGCGGAAACGGCTACCCCTCCGGTGCTGCTCAACCGCGACGAAGACTTCATCCACCGCGTCCTGCGCGATCTCTACAGCCCCGAGGTCTGGCGGGTGGTGGTGGACACCCCCGCCGCTGTGGCCCGGGTGAATGCCTTCCTCGGGGCCGATCAGGCCAATCTGCTGGTGGAGCACCACGGTGAAGGCACCGATGTGCTCGAGCACTTCCGGGTGAATGCCGCCATCCGAGACGCCCTCAAACCACGGGTGGATCTGCCCTCCGGCGGCTACGTGATCATCGAGCCCACCGAGGCGCTCACCGTGATCGATGTGAACTCCGGCTCGTTCACCCGTTCCGCCAGTTCGCGCGAAACGGTTCTCTGGACCAACTGTGAAGCTGCCGCCGAGATCGCACGTCAACTCAAGCTGCGCAATATCGGTGGCGTCGTGATTATCGACTTCATCGACATGGAGTCGCGTCGTGATCAATTGATGCTGCTGGAGCACTTCACCCAGTCGGTGCAGGACGACGCGGCCCGCCCCCAGATCGCTCAGCTCACCGAACTGGGTCTGGTGGAACTGACCCGCAAACGCCAGGGTCAGAACATCTACGAACTGTTCGGGCGCGCCTGCCCCAGCTGCGGTGGCCTCGGCCATGTGGCCGTTCTTCCGGGCAAGGACACCCTTCAGCCCCTGGCCACCGTCACGGGTCTGGTTCGCTCGGCCGCCTCGGCCCGGGCGGAAGTGCCCAGCCCCAACGGCGCAGAACCCGCCACGGGCCGCCGTCGTGGTGGCCGCGGCGGTCGCGGCCGTGGTGCCAGCGACGCGACAGACACCGCCGCTGTCTCCACCGTCGTTGCGGACACCCAGGATCTCGCCACGGTCAGTGCACCGGAGTCAGCCCATGGCGGTGGCGGCGCTGCGGAACACGGTGGCGGCGGTGGCCTCAGCCGCCGCCAGGAGCCCGATCTGGTGGCCGTGCCGATGGATGCCGATCAGGAACTCGTCTACGGCTGGATGGGCCTCAGCCCAGCCCTGCTGCTGGATCCTCCCCCTGCCGGGGAGAACCTGGTGGTGCGGGTCGTGCGGCCCGGTGAGGACGCCGACACGGTCCTGGAAGCGGCCCGCCAGCAGCTGGCAGCCTCCGGCTCCCGCGGCCGCCGCCGCCGCGGCGGACGCGGTGGCAGTGGAGCCGACACCACCGCTCCCATCACCCGCTCCAGCGGAGAGGTACCGACACCCCGCCGGGAGATCGACGCCCCCAGCCGTTACCGCCAGGAGAGCCCTGACGATGACGCCCAGTCGACGCTGGTGGAGATCACCCCCTTGCCCGAGGCCTTTGGCGAGCCGGACGAGGCTCCGATGACCACCGTGATCGAGTCCACGCTGCTGCAGATCCCCGTATCCCAGGTGTCCTCGCCGGGGTCGGAGCGGGTTGGGCGCTCCCAGCCCAGGGGTCGCCAGCATCGACCGCGTGAGGAAGGCGGTGCCGTGGCCGTGGCTGAAGCCCCCAGCGAGGCCCCTCCCACGCCGTTGGTCGAGGACGGCGATCCCGGAGGTGAGCCCCGCCGCCGCCGCCGCCGCTCCTCCGCCAGCGTCTGA
- a CDS encoding TIGR03960 family B12-binding radical SAM protein, with protein MTLPLDAPVDFERLVDRSIARPGRYLGNELGVEPRDWQGAAVRWALTYPELYEVGASNLGHIILYSILNALPGQLCDRAYLPAPDLAARLRERQQALFAVESRRPLPAFDILGFSLSYELGATNILEMLDLARVPIRAADRGDRPLGDPASSPLIFAGGPTATSNPEPFAAFFDFIALGDGEELLPEIGLVVAEAKAAGLSRSALLRDLAQVPGVYVPSLYGLGPDGVSMVPLVPEAPRRVLRRVATPMPHYGMGLVPHIETVHDRLTIEIRRGCTRGCRFCQPGMLTRPARDVEPEAVIEAVETGMVRTGYSDFSLLSLSCSDYLALPAVGVELRNRLAEHNVSLTLPSQRVDRFDDNIAHILGGTRKAGLTFAPEAGTQRLRDIVNKGLTDAELLRGIRTAMANGYRRVKLYFMIGLPGETDADVIGIADTCRALQQQCRDLGRLELNLTISNFTPKPHTPFQWHSVSTAEFRRRQELLRGALRQLRGLKVNTTDVRLSAMEDFVGRGDRRLAPVLEAAWRAGAGMDAWFERIESTHAAWTGAIEAAGLAGRYRDLEMGDWGTTGTLSSADLAAFCAQPLPWDHIDTGVDKAWLAEDLQRALAEVVVPDCSFDGCSSCGVCGPEFGHNVVVESPPVPVQQPMRAPASERVQRLRFGFSKTGSLALLSHLDLVRLMERALRRSGLPVSFTGGFHPLPRLQFALALPLGVEAHGEWFDLEFSAGVDPCSALAQLQDTLPEGLALAGVEEVEVRAPSLSQELEGADWSVELVAGAPGPGAAAWGPALEGLLQASELPWNDTDKKGRPRRRDCRPLLEELSLVFAGDQSCRFRLGARIDAQGRSLRPDQVCVWLQEWLPGPLQLGRLSRLRLRLRTAEPEQGSR; from the coding sequence GTGACCCTTCCGCTCGACGCCCCCGTCGATTTCGAGCGGCTGGTGGACCGGAGCATCGCCAGACCAGGCCGCTACCTGGGCAACGAGCTTGGGGTCGAGCCCCGCGACTGGCAGGGTGCCGCCGTGCGCTGGGCCCTGACCTACCCCGAGCTCTACGAGGTGGGCGCCAGCAACCTCGGCCACATCATTCTCTATTCGATTCTCAACGCCCTTCCCGGGCAGCTCTGCGACCGGGCTTACCTGCCGGCCCCCGATCTGGCCGCGCGTCTGCGTGAGCGGCAGCAGGCTCTCTTCGCTGTGGAAAGCCGCCGGCCTCTGCCCGCGTTCGACATCCTCGGCTTCAGCCTCAGCTACGAGCTGGGGGCCACCAACATCCTCGAGATGCTGGATCTGGCCCGGGTGCCGATCCGTGCCGCTGATCGCGGCGATCGCCCCCTAGGCGATCCGGCCTCCTCTCCGCTGATCTTTGCCGGCGGTCCCACCGCCACCAGCAACCCCGAGCCCTTTGCCGCCTTCTTCGATTTCATCGCCCTCGGCGATGGCGAGGAGCTGCTGCCGGAGATCGGACTGGTGGTGGCCGAAGCCAAGGCGGCTGGCCTCAGCCGCTCCGCCCTGCTGCGAGATCTGGCCCAGGTCCCCGGGGTCTACGTGCCCTCGCTCTACGGCCTGGGTCCCGATGGCGTCAGCATGGTTCCCCTGGTGCCGGAAGCGCCCCGGCGGGTGCTGCGCCGGGTGGCCACGCCGATGCCCCACTACGGCATGGGGCTGGTGCCCCACATCGAAACCGTCCACGACCGGCTCACGATCGAGATCCGTCGCGGCTGCACCCGTGGCTGCCGCTTCTGCCAGCCCGGCATGCTCACCCGCCCCGCCCGCGACGTGGAGCCCGAGGCGGTGATCGAGGCGGTGGAAACCGGAATGGTGCGCACCGGCTACAGCGACTTCTCCCTGCTCTCGCTCAGTTGCTCCGACTACCTGGCCCTGCCGGCGGTGGGCGTGGAGCTGCGCAACCGCCTGGCGGAGCACAACGTGAGCCTCACCCTGCCCAGCCAGCGGGTCGACCGCTTCGATGACAACATCGCCCACATATTGGGGGGCACCCGCAAGGCGGGGCTCACCTTCGCGCCGGAAGCCGGAACCCAGCGCCTGCGTGACATCGTCAACAAGGGCCTCACCGACGCCGAGCTGCTGCGGGGCATCCGCACCGCCATGGCGAACGGCTACCGACGGGTGAAGCTCTATTTCATGATCGGTCTGCCGGGCGAAACCGACGCCGATGTGATCGGCATCGCCGACACCTGCCGCGCGCTGCAGCAGCAGTGCCGTGATCTGGGCCGGCTCGAGCTGAACCTCACGATCAGCAACTTCACCCCCAAACCCCACACTCCGTTCCAGTGGCACAGCGTGTCCACAGCGGAATTCCGGCGGCGTCAGGAGCTGCTGCGGGGCGCCCTGCGCCAGTTGCGGGGCCTGAAGGTCAACACCACCGATGTGCGCCTCTCGGCCATGGAGGACTTCGTGGGTCGCGGCGACCGGCGGCTGGCACCCGTGCTCGAGGCGGCCTGGCGGGCGGGCGCCGGCATGGATGCCTGGTTCGAGAGGATCGAGTCCACCCACGCCGCCTGGACCGGAGCGATCGAGGCGGCGGGCCTGGCCGGTCGCTACCGCGATCTGGAGATGGGCGACTGGGGAACCACCGGCACGCTCAGCAGTGCCGACCTCGCCGCGTTCTGCGCCCAGCCTCTCCCCTGGGATCACATCGACACCGGTGTCGACAAGGCCTGGCTGGCTGAGGATCTGCAGCGGGCGCTCGCCGAGGTGGTGGTACCCGATTGCTCCTTCGACGGCTGCAGCAGTTGCGGTGTCTGCGGGCCGGAGTTCGGCCACAACGTGGTGGTGGAGTCACCGCCCGTCCCCGTGCAGCAGCCCATGCGGGCTCCGGCCAGTGAGCGGGTGCAGCGGCTGCGCTTCGGTTTCAGCAAGACCGGTTCGCTGGCCCTGCTCAGCCACCTCGATCTGGTGCGGTTGATGGAGCGGGCCCTGCGACGCAGCGGCCTGCCTGTGAGCTTCACCGGCGGCTTTCATCCCCTGCCCCGCCTGCAGTTCGCCCTGGCCCTGCCCCTGGGGGTGGAGGCTCACGGGGAGTGGTTTGACCTGGAGTTCAGCGCCGGTGTTGATCCCTGCTCCGCTCTGGCACAGCTGCAGGACACCCTGCCCGAGGGGCTGGCGCTGGCAGGGGTGGAGGAGGTGGAGGTCCGCGCACCGAGCCTGTCCCAGGAGCTGGAGGGTGCCGACTGGAGCGTCGAGCTGGTGGCTGGTGCCCCGGGTCCGGGTGCCGCAGCCTGGGGGCCAGCCCTCGAGGGCCTGCTCCAAGCGTCTGAACTCCCCTGGAACGACACCGACAAGAAGGGGCGGCCACGCCGGCGGGACTGCCGGCCTCTGCTCGAGGAGCTCAGTCTCGTTTTCGCAGGAGATCAGTCCTGCCGCTTCCGGCTCGGGGCCCGCATCGATGCCCAGGGGCGAAGCCTGCGTCCGGACCAGGTGTGCGTCTGGTTGCAGGAGTGGCTGCCAGGCCCGCTGCAGCTCGGTCGGTTGAGCCGCCTGCGGCTGCGGCTTCGAACAGCCGAGCCAGAGCAGGGATCCCGGTGA
- a CDS encoding LL-diaminopimelate aminotransferase, whose protein sequence is MVQINGNYLKLKAGYLFPEIARRVKAFSEANPGAPLIRLGIGDVTEPIPLACREAMKAAIDAMGTREGFHGYGPEQGYPWLREAIAMHDFQARGCQISAEEIFISDGSKCDSSNILDILGPDNRIAVTDPVYPVYVDSNVMAGRTGEADDAGQYGGLTYLPISAENGFTAQIPSEPVDLIYLCFPNNPTGAVATREQLQAWVDYARDHDALILFDAAYEAFIQDPDLPHSIYEIDGARECAIEFRSFSKNAGFTGTRCALTVVPRGLMGTAASGEKAELWTLWNRRQSTKFNGVSYIVQRGAEAVYSPEGQAQVKALVSFYMENAAIIRRELTAAGLEVHGGEQAPYVWLKTPAGMDSWGFFDHLLTKAHVVGTPGSGFGAAGEGYFRLSAFNSRANVEEAMARIADGSVIPAAAGAGT, encoded by the coding sequence GTGGTTCAGATCAACGGCAACTACCTCAAGCTCAAGGCCGGCTATCTCTTCCCCGAGATCGCCAGGCGGGTCAAGGCCTTCTCGGAGGCCAATCCCGGCGCGCCGCTGATCCGGCTGGGCATCGGCGATGTGACCGAGCCCATCCCCCTGGCCTGCCGTGAGGCCATGAAGGCCGCCATCGACGCGATGGGAACCCGCGAGGGCTTCCACGGTTACGGCCCCGAGCAGGGCTATCCGTGGCTGCGGGAGGCCATCGCGATGCACGATTTCCAGGCCCGTGGCTGCCAGATCTCGGCGGAGGAGATCTTCATCTCCGACGGCTCCAAGTGCGACAGCAGCAACATCCTCGACATCCTCGGACCGGACAACCGCATCGCGGTGACCGATCCGGTGTATCCGGTGTACGTGGACAGCAACGTGATGGCCGGCCGGACCGGGGAGGCCGATGATGCCGGCCAGTACGGCGGCCTCACCTATCTGCCGATCAGTGCCGAGAACGGCTTCACCGCCCAGATCCCGAGCGAGCCGGTGGATCTGATCTACCTCTGCTTCCCCAACAACCCCACTGGTGCGGTGGCGACCAGGGAACAGCTCCAGGCCTGGGTGGACTATGCCCGCGACCACGATGCCCTGATCCTCTTCGATGCCGCCTACGAAGCCTTCATCCAGGATCCCGACCTGCCCCACTCGATCTATGAGATCGACGGTGCCCGCGAGTGCGCCATCGAGTTCCGCTCCTTCTCCAAGAACGCCGGCTTCACCGGCACCCGCTGTGCCCTCACGGTGGTGCCCCGCGGCCTGATGGGCACGGCCGCCAGCGGGGAGAAGGCGGAACTCTGGACCCTGTGGAACCGCCGCCAGAGCACCAAGTTCAACGGCGTGAGCTACATCGTGCAGCGCGGCGCCGAGGCGGTCTATTCCCCCGAAGGCCAGGCCCAGGTGAAGGCCCTGGTGTCCTTCTACATGGAGAACGCGGCCATCATCCGCCGCGAACTCACGGCCGCCGGGCTGGAGGTGCATGGGGGCGAGCAGGCGCCCTACGTGTGGCTGAAGACCCCGGCCGGTATGGATTCCTGGGGATTCTTCGACCATCTGCTCACCAAGGCGCACGTGGTGGGCACACCGGGCAGCGGCTTCGGCGCCGCCGGAGAGGGCTACTTCCGCCTCTCGGCCTTCAACAGCCGGGCGAACGTGGAGGAGGCCATGGCCCGGATTGCCGATGGGTCCGTGATTCCTGCGGCCGCCGGCGCCGGCACTTAA
- the clpS gene encoding ATP-dependent Clp protease adapter ClpS has translation MASPPPSAVPSPQAVETPSRSPGGAAVIEKDLQRVRKPSPRYKVLLHNDPVNSMEYVVTTLRQVVPSLSEQDAIAVMLEAHNTGVGLVIVCDLEPAEFYSETLKAKGLSSTIEPES, from the coding sequence ATGGCTTCCCCGCCGCCGTCGGCCGTGCCCAGCCCCCAAGCCGTGGAAACTCCCAGCCGCTCCCCCGGCGGAGCAGCGGTGATCGAGAAGGACCTGCAACGGGTCCGCAAGCCCTCGCCGCGCTACAAGGTGCTGCTGCACAACGATCCCGTCAACTCCATGGAGTACGTGGTCACCACCCTGCGCCAGGTGGTGCCCTCCCTGAGCGAGCAGGACGCCATCGCCGTGATGCTCGAAGCCCACAACACCGGCGTCGGGCTGGTGATCGTCTGCGATCTGGAGCCGGCGGAGTTCTACAGCGAAACCCTCAAGGCCAAGGGCCTCTCCAGCACGATCGAGCCGGAGAGCTGA
- a CDS encoding CPBP family intramembrane glutamic endopeptidase — protein sequence MPRRAWLGWISTLLYLPLLYGLGWLTVQPAVAWGLLDGWRADQIALLGTALAFVLLLLTLPRRLRTVWGEPRPWRTLGVAVGWATGLRSLLRGLIKALLLLVVVAGVLLFSGQARWSGGLTPAEAINAVALILGVGFAEELVFRGWLWGELSQRLGGGPLGDQRALLTQAVVFSLAHTRFNLGLVPMAGLLVGLWLLGLALGLQRRADGGSLWGAVGLHGGLVGGWFSLMAGPLQIQSTVPLWLAGPGGADPNPIGGLLGWAGLGVLLWVRRRWFGSWPGSGPRD from the coding sequence GTGCCCAGGCGAGCCTGGCTGGGTTGGATCAGCACGCTGCTGTATCTGCCGCTGCTCTACGGCCTGGGCTGGCTGACCGTTCAACCCGCCGTGGCCTGGGGCCTCCTGGACGGTTGGCGTGCCGATCAGATCGCCCTGCTCGGCACGGCCCTGGCCTTCGTCCTGCTGCTGCTGACGCTGCCGCGGCGCCTGAGAACGGTGTGGGGTGAGCCCCGGCCCTGGCGGACTCTGGGTGTGGCCGTGGGCTGGGCCACGGGACTGCGTTCGCTGCTGCGCGGACTGATCAAAGCCCTGCTGCTGCTGGTGGTGGTGGCAGGGGTGCTGCTGTTCAGCGGCCAGGCCCGCTGGAGCGGCGGACTCACGCCGGCCGAGGCCATCAATGCTGTAGCGCTGATCCTGGGAGTCGGCTTCGCCGAAGAGCTGGTGTTCAGGGGCTGGCTCTGGGGTGAGCTGAGCCAGCGCCTGGGCGGGGGCCCCCTGGGCGATCAGCGGGCCCTGCTCACCCAGGCGGTGGTGTTCAGCCTGGCCCACACCCGCTTCAATCTCGGCCTCGTTCCGATGGCCGGATTGCTGGTGGGCCTGTGGCTTCTGGGCCTCGCCCTAGGGTTGCAGCGACGCGCCGACGGTGGTTCTCTCTGGGGTGCCGTCGGACTGCACGGCGGTCTGGTGGGGGGATGGTTTTCCCTGATGGCCGGGCCGCTGCAGATCCAGTCCACGGTCCCGCTCTGGCTGGCCGGGCCCGGCGGAGCCGATCCCAATCCGATCGGCGGCCTGCTGGGCTGGGCCGGTCTGGGTGTCCTGCTGTGGGTCCGGCGTCGCTGGTTCGGATCGTGGCCGGGAAGCGGGCCCAGAGACTAG
- a CDS encoding HlyD family secretion protein — protein MLKESTSEEFLPSVRPWVQALGLVMVGSFAGGIALMAVWPYRVVVRGQGLIRPTGETSVIHAPFSGRVRSINVRLNERVTRGQVIAVLNPADLVGKEAALDSSRAALEREKLALESQNEAALQGALLEVRKAEAALSLAETEARRYQLLASSGAVSAQQLDERLANAAVARSNLDQSRRAVEELRSKSEADLSRLVQQFATNSGDSAQIRRDLGSSTIRSPGDGVILSLSLRNPQQVVATGEELARIAPSGRALVAKVRISSQDVDNLSTGQRADLRVDGCPYPDFGTLRAQVSAVSPDVVPVETGQGGGRSVPGAQSLVAAEAAGYEVSLRPRSTTLETPTRRCVVRPGMTITADITTRQETVLQFLLRKGRFLLQP, from the coding sequence GTGCTCAAGGAGAGCACCTCTGAGGAGTTCCTGCCCTCGGTGCGTCCCTGGGTTCAGGCGCTGGGGCTGGTGATGGTGGGCAGCTTCGCCGGAGGGATCGCTCTGATGGCCGTGTGGCCGTATCGGGTCGTGGTGCGCGGTCAGGGGCTCATCCGTCCCACCGGGGAGACCAGCGTGATCCATGCCCCCTTCTCCGGCCGGGTGCGCTCGATCAATGTCCGCCTCAATGAGCGTGTGACCCGCGGCCAGGTGATCGCCGTGCTCAACCCGGCCGATCTGGTCGGTAAGGAGGCGGCGCTGGACTCGAGTCGGGCCGCCCTGGAGCGGGAGAAGCTGGCCCTGGAGAGCCAGAACGAGGCCGCCCTGCAAGGGGCCCTGCTTGAGGTGCGCAAGGCCGAAGCCGCCCTTTCCCTGGCCGAAACCGAGGCCCGGCGCTATCAGCTGCTCGCCTCCAGTGGAGCTGTCTCGGCCCAGCAGCTCGATGAGCGTCTCGCCAATGCGGCGGTTGCTCGCTCGAATCTCGACCAGTCCAGGCGTGCCGTCGAGGAGCTCCGCTCCAAGAGTGAAGCGGATCTGTCACGGCTGGTTCAGCAGTTTGCGACCAACAGCGGGGACAGTGCCCAGATCCGCCGGGATCTCGGCAGTTCGACCATCCGGTCGCCGGGCGATGGGGTGATCCTCTCGCTTTCCCTGCGCAACCCTCAGCAGGTGGTGGCCACCGGCGAGGAGCTGGCCCGGATCGCACCGAGTGGCCGGGCGCTGGTGGCGAAGGTACGAATCAGCTCCCAGGACGTCGACAACCTCTCCACGGGCCAGCGGGCCGATCTGCGTGTCGATGGCTGCCCCTATCCCGACTTCGGCACCCTCAGGGCACAGGTCTCGGCGGTGTCGCCGGATGTGGTGCCCGTGGAGACTGGCCAAGGAGGGGGCCGCAGCGTTCCCGGGGCCCAGAGCCTGGTTGCTGCCGAGGCCGCCGGCTATGAGGTGTCCCTGAGGCCCCGGTCCACAACTCTGGAGACCCCCACGCGCCGCTGTGTCGTGCGGCCTGGAATGACGATCACCGCCGACATCACCACACGCCAGGAAACCGTCCTGCAGTTTCTGTTGCGCAAGGGGCGATTTCTGCTGCAGCCCTAG
- a CDS encoding IS256 family transposase: MTLTHSGASELSQLMEGTTAGALIPEIVRRGFQDLLEAEVSALTGAQLHERCPDQRSTHRNGYRERLLTTQVGDLSLAIPRLRQGSFFPSWLEPRRRVDKALYAVVMEAYTGGISTRKVDALVEALGGASGISKSEVSRICQGLDEQVKAFLGRPLDHARFPYVYLDATYLHGRLGRNMQVVSRAVVVAIGINALGYREVLGIAVGDSEAEGFWRQFLGSLKERGLDGTRLVISDAHLGLTAAIKRMFQGSSWQRCRVHFLRNLLSHVPKAGQDMVAAAMKAVFVIQAPDQVRAHWQRVTEMLRKQFPGAVPVMEAARDDVLAFLHFPQEHWRKVWSTNPLERLNKEIKRRTNVVGIFPNDPAIVRLVGSQLLEQQEEWQLERRRFFSEATMAKIPEPEEPLELTDADPNAQPAATIS, encoded by the coding sequence ATGACCCTCACCCATAGTGGCGCCTCCGAGCTGAGCCAGCTCATGGAGGGCACCACCGCTGGCGCCCTGATCCCAGAGATCGTGCGCCGGGGTTTCCAGGACCTGCTGGAAGCCGAGGTTTCTGCCCTCACGGGCGCTCAACTCCATGAGCGCTGCCCCGATCAGCGCTCCACCCATCGCAACGGCTACCGGGAGCGGCTGCTCACCACCCAGGTGGGCGACCTCAGCCTGGCCATTCCCAGGTTGCGGCAGGGCAGCTTCTTTCCCAGCTGGCTGGAGCCACGCCGCCGGGTGGACAAGGCGCTCTACGCCGTGGTGATGGAGGCCTACACCGGCGGGATCTCCACCCGCAAGGTCGACGCCCTGGTGGAGGCGCTGGGCGGGGCCAGCGGCATCTCCAAATCGGAGGTGAGCCGCATCTGCCAGGGGCTCGATGAGCAGGTGAAAGCCTTTCTGGGCCGGCCGCTTGACCATGCCCGCTTTCCCTACGTCTACCTCGACGCCACCTACCTCCACGGCCGCCTGGGCCGAAATATGCAGGTGGTGTCGCGGGCGGTGGTGGTGGCGATCGGCATCAATGCCCTCGGCTACCGCGAAGTTCTCGGCATTGCCGTGGGCGACAGCGAGGCGGAGGGCTTCTGGCGTCAGTTCCTGGGCTCACTCAAGGAGCGTGGCCTCGACGGCACCCGCCTGGTGATCTCGGATGCCCACCTGGGCCTGACGGCAGCGATCAAGCGGATGTTCCAGGGCAGTAGCTGGCAGAGGTGCCGGGTGCACTTCCTGCGCAACCTGCTGAGCCATGTGCCCAAGGCCGGCCAGGACATGGTGGCCGCTGCCATGAAAGCGGTGTTCGTGATCCAGGCTCCAGATCAGGTGCGCGCCCACTGGCAGCGGGTCACCGAGATGCTGCGCAAGCAGTTCCCCGGCGCCGTGCCCGTGATGGAAGCCGCCCGGGACGACGTGCTGGCCTTCCTGCACTTCCCCCAGGAGCACTGGCGCAAGGTCTGGAGCACCAACCCGCTCGAGCGCCTCAACAAGGAGATCAAACGCCGCACCAACGTGGTCGGCATCTTCCCCAATGATCCAGCGATCGTGCGCCTGGTGGGCAGCCAGCTGCTGGAGCAGCAGGAGGAATGGCAGCTGGAGCGTCGCCGCTTCTTCTCTGAGGCCACCATGGCCAAGATCCCAGAGCCAGAAGAGCCCTTGGAGCTCACCGATGCAGATCCGAACGCCCAGCCGGCTGCAACCATCAGCTGA
- a CDS encoding cysteine peptidase family C39 domain-containing protein, producing the protein MPQLKSEGGEPSAPATPGLILLSYTTCWDAAGADAIGFQARAVRAQPELLKHLDSIPLPAICHWKGHHWVVLHGRARRHYVIADPAIGVRWLSEKDFLQGWSNGVMLLLEPDQHRLAEQEEAPRAPFLRFLRLVLPYRGLLLQALAINAVIGLLALAMPLLMQLLTDDVLVRRDTQLLTSLGLGMLLLFLFRNLISLLQGHLVGHFAQRLQLGMLLEYGHQLLRLPAASQQVV; encoded by the coding sequence TTGCCACAGCTGAAATCTGAGGGAGGTGAGCCGTCAGCCCCGGCTACGCCGGGGCTGATCCTCCTGAGTTACACCACTTGCTGGGACGCCGCTGGGGCCGACGCCATCGGCTTCCAGGCCAGGGCGGTTCGAGCCCAGCCCGAACTGCTCAAGCATCTCGATTCCATCCCCCTGCCGGCGATCTGCCACTGGAAGGGCCACCACTGGGTGGTGCTGCATGGTCGGGCACGACGGCACTATGTGATCGCGGATCCCGCCATCGGGGTGCGTTGGCTGTCCGAGAAGGACTTTCTGCAGGGATGGAGCAACGGCGTGATGCTGCTGCTCGAGCCCGACCAGCACCGACTGGCGGAGCAGGAGGAAGCTCCACGGGCTCCCTTCCTGCGCTTTCTGCGGCTGGTGCTGCCCTATCGGGGGCTGCTGCTGCAGGCCCTGGCGATCAACGCCGTCATCGGGCTGCTCGCCCTGGCGATGCCCCTGCTGATGCAGCTGCTCACCGATGACGTGCTGGTCCGGCGCGACACGCAGCTGCTCACCAGTCTGGGACTGGGGATGTTGCTCCTGTTCCTCTTCCGGAACCTGATCTCATTGCTACAGGGTCATCTGGTGGGCCATTTCGCCCAGCGCCTTCAGCTGGGGATGCTGCTGGAGTACGGCCACCAGCTGCTGCGGCTGCCAGCGGCGTCCCAGCAAGTGGTGTAA
- a CDS encoding cysteine peptidase family C39 domain-containing protein, which produces MPRYAFVEQHSEEDCGAACVAIVARQHGRILPLSRVRELVGTGSLGTTLLGLRRGAEVAPLRVV; this is translated from the coding sequence ATGCCCCGCTACGCCTTTGTCGAGCAGCATTCCGAGGAGGATTGCGGTGCCGCCTGCGTCGCCATCGTGGCCCGGCAGCACGGGCGCATCCTGCCCCTTTCCCGCGTACGTGAGCTGGTGGGCACCGGTTCGCTCGGAACCACCTTGCTCGGGCTGCGCCGAGGGGCCGAGGTAGCGCCCCTCCGAGTGGTGTAA